Genomic DNA from Marnyiella aurantia:
GTATGTCGCAACAAGTTGATGTTCCTCCTGCAGTGTGAGGAGGTGATCCTGTAAATTACCCATCATTTGTGTTTTAGTGTTCAAACAAATTTATGGTATATTTGAGGTTTACAAAACAGGAAAAACACCTTTTTTATGAATTCTGCCTCAATTCGTGACCGATATACCTTTTTTCGGACACAATTACCTCCGGAAGTCAAACTTATTGTAGTTACAAAGACCCATCCCGCGGAAACCTTACAGGAACTATATTCATTCGGACACCGCAGCTTCGGTGAAAACAAGGTGCAGGAATTGATTTCTAAACAAGAGGTGTTGCCGGCAGATATTCAATGGCACCTCATTGGACATCTTCAAACCAACAAAGTAAAGCAGATTGCAGGCTTCATCCATCTGATTGAAAGTGTGGACAGTGAAAAACTTCTGCAGGAAATAGACAGGCAGGCAGAAAAGAATGACAGGAAAATCAATGTTCTGCTACAGGTACGGATTGCCTCCGAAGACACTAAATTTGGACTGGAAATTTCTGAAGCCAAAGAACTTTTCCAGAAATGGACGCAAGGGCATTTTCCGAACGTGGAAATTTGCGGCCTGATGGGGATGGCTACCTTTACCGACAATCAGTCCGTTATCAGAAGGGAATTCAGCACCCTGAAACAACTTTTCGATCAACTGTCAGTTCGGCATCCACTGCAGACTCTTTCAATGGGTATGAGCAGCGATTACAGGCTGGCCATAGAATGCGGCTCCAATTCCGTGCGTGTGGGTTCTGCCATATGTGGCGATCGGGATTACAGCAACTAATCACACTGGAAAATATTCACAGGAAGCTCCTTACCCAATAGGAACGGTTTTTGTTACACATCCAAACTTAACATTAAAATAATTCAATCTAGCTCTTATGCAGAAAATCCTTATCGTAGAAGATGAAACCGCTATTTCAAGTGTGCTTCAAAGTATTCTTTCAGACGAATTACCAACACATGAATTTATTATAGCCGCCGACGGGCTTGAAGGCTTTAAATATATTGAGAAAGAGGATTTTGACCTTATCATTTCAGATATTAAGATGCCCAAGGTTTCTGGTACAGAATTGCTGAAGCAAGCCCTGCAGGTAAAACCTGAGTCCACGTTTGTTATGATTTCGGGTCATGCGGATATTGATACCGCTGTGGATTGCCTTAAGGAAGGTGCATATGATTTTATCTCGAAGCCAATTGACATCAACCGTCTTATTACAAGTGTTAAAAACGCCCTGAACAAGGAAAAACTCGCAAAAGAGAATAAAACGCTGCAGAAGGAAAATTCAACGCTTAAGAAAAAGGTGAGCAAGAAATACCAGATGATTGGTGAAAGCCCTGCCCTGAAGAAAATACACGACATGATTGCGAAAGTGGCTTCATCCGACGCAAGGGTCCTGATTACCGGTCCCAATGGTGCAGGAAAGGAACTGGTTGCTCACGCCATACATTCACAAAGCGAAAGAAGCCGCGGACCCATGGTGGAGGTAAACTGCGCCGCCATTCCGTCTGAACTGATTGAGAGTGAACTTTTCGGACATGTAAAAGGATCTTTTACCGGTGCTATAAAAGATAAGCAGGGGAAATTTGAACTTGCTCACAACGGAACCATATTTCTGGATGAAATTGGCGATATGAGTCTTATCGCGCAGGCTAAAGTCCTTCGCGCGCTCCAGGAGAGCAAGGTTTCACCAGTAGGTAGCGACAAGGAAATTAAAGTAGACGTCCGTGTCCTTGCTGCTACAAACAAAAACATGCAGAAAGAAATTGA
This window encodes:
- a CDS encoding YggS family pyridoxal phosphate-dependent enzyme, with protein sequence MNSASIRDRYTFFRTQLPPEVKLIVVTKTHPAETLQELYSFGHRSFGENKVQELISKQEVLPADIQWHLIGHLQTNKVKQIAGFIHLIESVDSEKLLQEIDRQAEKNDRKINVLLQVRIASEDTKFGLEISEAKELFQKWTQGHFPNVEICGLMGMATFTDNQSVIRREFSTLKQLFDQLSVRHPLQTLSMGMSSDYRLAIECGSNSVRVGSAICGDRDYSN
- a CDS encoding sigma-54-dependent transcriptional regulator, giving the protein MQKILIVEDETAISSVLQSILSDELPTHEFIIAADGLEGFKYIEKEDFDLIISDIKMPKVSGTELLKQALQVKPESTFVMISGHADIDTAVDCLKEGAYDFISKPIDINRLITSVKNALNKEKLAKENKTLQKENSTLKKKVSKKYQMIGESPALKKIHDMIAKVASSDARVLITGPNGAGKELVAHAIHSQSERSRGPMVEVNCAAIPSELIESELFGHVKGSFTGAIKDKQGKFELAHNGTIFLDEIGDMSLIAQAKVLRALQESKVSPVGSDKEIKVDVRVLAATNKNMQKEIEAGRFREDLYHRLSVIEIYVPPLDDRKEDIKLLVDYFAKALADEQGTAPKFFEEGALKSLESFSWTGNIRELRNIVERLIILGGNTVTAEDVAAFVRK